Proteins encoded by one window of Octopus bimaculoides isolate UCB-OBI-ISO-001 chromosome 4, ASM119413v2, whole genome shotgun sequence:
- the LOC128247667 gene encoding uncharacterized protein LOC128247667, with protein MAHRGALEALDRSLRDIKDSTVPMGGITLLCSGDIRQTLPVIPKGNRADTVRACLKSSALWPLMKTLKLHSNMRAHMRSDVASAEFSHTLLAFGEAKTSCDEKGNIAIDSLCTIVDTPSDLTDAVFPDLQVNYHNMDWIGQRAILAPKNTTVNHINDQMLKIIPGDDYIYISLLIQFLTLRTSSTIQ; from the coding sequence ATGGCCCACAGAGGTGCTCTTGAGGCGCTAGATAGATCTCTGAGAGACATCAAAGACTCTACAGTTCCCATGGGAGGCATAACACTTCTTTGTTCAGGAGACATCAGGCAAACACTGCCAGTTATTCCCAAGGGGAATAGAGCTGATACAGTACGTGCGTGTCTTAAGTCATCTGCATTGTGGCCCCTGATGAAGACTCTCAAACTTCACTCTAACATGCGCGCTCATATGCGAAGTGACGTAGCATCAGCAGAATTTTCTCACACCCTCCTTGCATTTGGCGAAGCCAAAACTTCCTGCGATGAAAAGGGTAATATTGCCATTGATTCACTTTGTACCATTGTTGATACGCCTTCTGATCTCACCGATGCAGTTTTCCCAGATCTCCAAGTAAATTATCATAATATGGATTGGATTGGCCAAAGGGCTATTCTGGCCCCGAAGAATACAACTGTTAACCATATTAATGATCAAATGCTAAAAATCATTCCTggagatgactatatatatataagtctattgATACAATTCCTGACCCTGAGGACGTCATCAACTATCCAATAG